One region of Drosophila subobscura isolate 14011-0131.10 chromosome J, UCBerk_Dsub_1.0, whole genome shotgun sequence genomic DNA includes:
- the LOC117893634 gene encoding histone H2A.Z-specific chaperone CHZ1, with amino-acid sequence MASVQNAPLPEAEDADTSEQKDIDAVETEGDEGETELPVEEIASKEAEVRSEEGVEEQDDEEDPFEHLDINDEDNEEEQSLYKEYLSLIKEIDCQNGIIQDLKTRSNELKQNPCHTRNESQELLRLQVCQEQENLRLRTMINRAVQLQNFGSRRLYGEVELEITDSEQTVFLAGVQCADVRCNSASEETSVGDGCQLDSDTDWDFQ; translated from the coding sequence ATGGCGAGCGTACAGAATGCACCACTGCCCGAAGCCGAAGATGCAGATACTTCTGAGCAAAAAGATATAGATGCAGTAGAAACAGAAGGTGACGAGGGGGAAACCGAACTTCCAGTGGAAGAAATTGCCTCAAAGGAGGCAGAAGTTCGGTCAGAAGAGGGCGTAGAGGAGCAGGACGACGAAGAAGATCCCTTTGAACACTTAGACATAAACGACGAAGACAATGAGGAAGAGCAATCCCTCTACAAGGAATATCTATCGTTAATCAAAGAAATCGATTGTCAGAATGGAATCATTCAGGATCTGAAAACCCGCTCGAATGAGTTAAAGCAAAATCCCTGCCACACGAGAAACGAGAGCCAGGAATTACTGCGTCTGCAGGTctgccaggagcaggagaattTACGACTCCGCACGATGATCAATCGAGCAGTGCAGCTGCAGAATTTTGGCTCCCGTCGCCTCTACGGGGAAGTGGAACTGGAGATTACGGACTCCGAGCAGACGGTCTTCCTGGCTGGCGTTCAGTGTGCGGATGTGCGATGTAACAGCGCTTCGGAGGAAACTTCTGTGGGTGATGGCTGCCAGTTGGATTCAGATACAGATTGGGATTTTCAATAA